In one Pseudomonas fitomaticsae genomic region, the following are encoded:
- a CDS encoding SDR family NAD(P)-dependent oxidoreductase: protein MTDFKNSTPNEVAGKVALVTGAASGIGKAIALLLHARGAQVIAEDINPEVEALARPGLIPLVADITQDGAAERAVALAVEQFGRLDILVNNAGIIINKLVIDMTREDWERIQAVNATAAFLHSREAVKAMMPNKSGSIVNIASYASYFAFPTIAAYTASKGALAQLTRTLALEVIGHGIRVNAVGVGDVVTNILNNVVDDGPAFLAQHGEAAPIGRAAQPEEIAEVVAFIASDRASFMVGSVVMADGGMTVTAG, encoded by the coding sequence ATGACCGACTTCAAGAACAGCACCCCAAACGAAGTGGCCGGTAAAGTCGCGCTGGTCACTGGCGCGGCCAGTGGCATCGGCAAGGCCATCGCACTGCTGCTGCATGCCCGCGGCGCCCAGGTCATTGCTGAAGATATAAACCCTGAGGTGGAAGCACTGGCCCGCCCCGGCCTGATCCCGCTGGTGGCCGACATCACTCAGGACGGGGCAGCCGAACGCGCGGTCGCCCTGGCCGTCGAGCAATTCGGGCGGCTGGACATTCTGGTCAACAACGCCGGCATCATCATCAACAAACTGGTCATCGACATGACCCGCGAAGACTGGGAACGCATTCAGGCGGTCAACGCCACGGCGGCCTTTTTGCATAGCCGGGAGGCGGTCAAAGCGATGATGCCCAACAAGTCCGGATCGATCGTCAACATCGCGTCCTACGCCTCCTATTTCGCCTTCCCCACCATCGCGGCCTACACCGCTTCCAAAGGCGCGCTGGCCCAACTGACGCGCACTTTGGCGCTTGAGGTCATTGGCCACGGCATCCGCGTCAATGCTGTCGGTGTCGGCGATGTGGTGACCAACATCCTCAACAATGTGGTCGACGATGGCCCTGCCTTTCTCGCCCAACATGGCGAAGCGGCACCGATCGGCCGCGCCGCCCAACCGGAAGAAATCGCCGAAGTGGTCGCGTTCATCGCCTCGGATCGGGCCAGCTTCATGGTCGGTTCGGTGGTCATGGCCGACGGTGGCATGACTGTCACGGCCGGCTGA
- a CDS encoding SDR family oxidoreductase, translating into MSNIQNKVVLITGASSGIGEAAARLIAAKGAHVVLGARRTERLDRLVSEIQAEGGSASACALDVTDLQSMHAFVAFAKTQHGKVDVIINNAGVMPLSPLASLKVNEWNQMLDVNVRGVLHGIAAVLPDMQAQGFGQVINISSIGGLAVSPTAAVYCATKFAVRAISDGLRQETDKIRVTVVCPGVVESELADTISDDVAREEMKAFRRVALNADAIARALAYAIEQPDDVDVSEIVVRPTASPH; encoded by the coding sequence ATGTCGAACATTCAAAACAAAGTCGTCCTGATTACCGGTGCAAGCAGCGGTATTGGCGAAGCGGCCGCCAGGTTGATCGCCGCCAAAGGCGCGCATGTGGTCCTCGGTGCCCGCCGCACCGAGCGTCTGGACAGACTGGTCAGCGAGATCCAGGCCGAAGGTGGTTCAGCAAGTGCCTGCGCACTGGACGTTACGGATCTGCAATCGATGCACGCCTTCGTGGCGTTCGCCAAGACGCAACATGGCAAGGTCGATGTGATCATCAATAACGCTGGGGTGATGCCTTTGTCTCCGCTGGCCTCGTTGAAGGTCAACGAGTGGAACCAGATGCTTGATGTCAACGTTCGCGGCGTATTGCACGGTATTGCCGCCGTCCTGCCGGACATGCAGGCGCAGGGTTTCGGTCAGGTCATCAATATCTCGTCGATTGGTGGCCTCGCGGTTTCTCCGACCGCCGCGGTGTACTGCGCGACCAAATTCGCGGTCAGGGCTATCTCGGATGGCCTGCGCCAGGAAACGGACAAGATCCGCGTCACCGTGGTGTGCCCGGGTGTGGTCGAGTCCGAACTGGCGGATACGATTTCGGATGATGTGGCCCGCGAGGAAATGAAAGCGTTCCGCCGTGTGGCGCTGAATGCAGACGCCATTGCGCGAGCGCTCGCCTATGCCATCGAACAGCCCGACGATGTCGATGTGAGTGAGATCGTGGTTCGTCCGACCGCCAGTCCGCACTGA
- a CDS encoding Atu4866 domain-containing protein produces the protein MKDAKKPPQDHRYAGMWVTADGFIRHELLTTGRYDEARGKNKSAYQGRYELVGDYIQYWDDTGFTADGHFHDDVLYHAGMILYRQ, from the coding sequence ATGAAAGATGCCAAAAAACCCCCTCAGGACCATCGTTACGCAGGCATGTGGGTTACCGCGGATGGATTCATCCGTCATGAGCTTCTGACGACTGGTCGTTACGACGAGGCCCGTGGTAAAAACAAGAGCGCCTATCAGGGCCGCTACGAACTGGTCGGTGATTACATCCAATACTGGGACGACACCGGCTTCACCGCTGATGGCCACTTTCATGACGACGTGCTGTATCACGCCGGAATGATCCTCTATCGGCAATGA
- a CDS encoding AraC family transcriptional regulator, giving the protein MEQSDAFILQNKAVYRDELVRLLTQRFTTPGIYETAIAPLHVIRFDAPSELIHTVHKPALCLIVQGQKEIGLGDDHYLYDPLSYLVVSVTLPVSGRVLMASAESPYLCIRFDFEPTEIAQVIADAPPAGVPDEPELGLFLEKVDVPLLETMLRLVRLLETPKDIGMLAPLALRELYYRLLRGVHGRRLYELALGDSQTRRVTRAIDWLNNHYTQPLRIEELARVANLGNSTLHHRFKAVTAMSPLQYQKQLRLQEARRLLLGEGLDVASACYRVGYESPSQFSREYSRQFGCPPSRDASRVRHPA; this is encoded by the coding sequence ATGGAACAGAGCGATGCTTTCATCCTTCAAAACAAAGCTGTCTACCGTGACGAACTGGTTCGCCTGCTGACGCAACGCTTTACCACACCCGGGATCTATGAGACCGCCATAGCTCCCCTGCATGTCATCCGTTTCGATGCACCTTCGGAGCTGATCCATACCGTGCACAAACCGGCACTTTGCCTGATCGTGCAAGGACAAAAGGAAATCGGCCTGGGTGACGACCACTACCTGTACGATCCCCTCAGCTACCTGGTGGTTTCGGTCACCCTTCCGGTGTCCGGTCGCGTGCTGATGGCCAGCGCGGAGTCGCCCTACCTGTGTATCCGGTTTGATTTCGAGCCCACGGAAATCGCTCAGGTCATCGCCGACGCTCCGCCGGCAGGCGTCCCGGACGAGCCGGAGCTTGGTCTTTTCCTCGAGAAAGTCGATGTGCCCCTGCTGGAAACCATGCTGCGGCTGGTCCGGCTGCTGGAAACACCGAAAGACATCGGCATGCTGGCACCGCTCGCCCTTCGCGAGTTGTATTACCGCCTCCTGCGGGGTGTGCATGGACGTCGTCTGTACGAGCTTGCCCTCGGCGACTCGCAAACACGGCGAGTAACACGGGCAATCGATTGGTTGAACAACCACTACACCCAACCCTTGCGCATCGAAGAACTCGCCCGGGTCGCCAACTTGGGCAACTCCACATTGCATCATCGTTTCAAGGCAGTGACAGCCATGAGTCCGCTGCAGTATCAGAAACAACTGCGCCTGCAGGAAGCCCGCCGTCTGTTGCTCGGCGAAGGGCTGGATGTGGCGAGCGCCTGTTATCGAGTGGGCTACGAAAGCCCGTCGCAATTCAGCCGGGAATACAGTCGCCAGTTCGGGTGCCCGCCGTCCAGAGATGCCAGCCGGGTTCGGCATCCTGCTTGA
- a CDS encoding DUF6124 family protein, translated as MFKPTPNPPETDPVSPYKFPDSRTLNEAAERALDHYLTPQQRIMGSHTKHDPMYLANPAYDTESLLANASESLGSASEMLNNFAATLEPAHRKTAIGIAQLVMLSELAVNQALDHVEVKS; from the coding sequence ATGTTCAAACCAACACCGAACCCACCAGAAACCGATCCGGTTTCACCCTACAAATTCCCCGATTCCCGAACCCTCAACGAAGCCGCCGAACGCGCCCTCGATCACTACCTCACTCCGCAGCAACGGATCATGGGTAGCCACACCAAACACGACCCCATGTACCTGGCCAACCCGGCTTACGACACTGAGTCCCTGCTGGCCAACGCCAGCGAATCACTGGGGTCGGCGAGTGAAATGCTTAATAACTTTGCTGCCACGCTGGAGCCTGCCCATCGCAAGACGGCGATCGGGATTGCGCAGTTGGTGATGTTGAGTGAATTGGCGGTGAATCAGGCGTTGGATCATGTTGAGGTGAAGAGCTAA
- a CDS encoding DUF1254 domain-containing protein: protein MGSMQRTFALSTLAAALAFIPVAQAADQAPASPLIKQLNNGNWLDQKEAESLRDELYYQRAVHAYMTMLPLLNTIGMRDGSEKAFGAGYNVLPIWKERMDARTMVPTPNADVIYSMSYLDLKETGPLVVKAPPNVIGMFTDFFQRTLTDVGSIGPDRARGGLYLLLPPDYNGPVPGGYFAVKSRTYNVFLFFRTIMAKGDGKPDPAPAVKAAQTTRVYPLFATEKDVKPMEFPDASGKALNMMYPTDNEYWIKLKAFVDYEPVEAIDPELRGVLASIGIIKGVPFNPSEGQKAQLKKAVETAPKMILANRQLGREDKRNLYYKDRQYENTWAGGTNDWMQDSYLDVNQRANFFQFAYSSAPAMVMHTTGAGSKYPFTGRDKDGKFLEGGGIYKLRLPANPPAALFWAVTAYNITDGTMPETKQLLPSTNGYYDIPKQADGSIEIWFGPEKPADVADAAFIQTIPGRNFLVALRLYGTEDSFYDQTWKPDDVVKVK, encoded by the coding sequence ATGGGTTCAATGCAACGGACATTCGCACTTTCAACGCTGGCTGCCGCATTGGCTTTCATACCGGTAGCACAGGCGGCAGACCAGGCACCGGCCTCGCCACTGATCAAACAACTCAACAACGGCAACTGGCTCGACCAGAAGGAAGCCGAGAGCCTGCGAGATGAGTTGTACTATCAGCGCGCGGTCCACGCCTACATGACCATGCTGCCCCTCCTTAACACCATTGGCATGCGCGATGGCTCGGAGAAGGCATTCGGTGCCGGTTACAACGTGTTGCCGATCTGGAAAGAGCGCATGGACGCACGAACCATGGTGCCCACGCCCAACGCCGACGTGATCTACTCCATGAGCTACCTGGACCTCAAGGAAACCGGGCCGCTAGTGGTCAAGGCGCCACCGAATGTGATCGGCATGTTCACCGACTTCTTTCAGCGCACCCTCACCGACGTCGGCTCCATCGGGCCTGATCGCGCCCGTGGCGGCCTTTATCTGCTGCTGCCGCCGGACTACAACGGGCCTGTGCCGGGCGGTTACTTCGCCGTGAAGTCACGTACCTACAACGTCTTTCTGTTCTTCCGCACGATCATGGCCAAGGGTGACGGCAAGCCCGACCCGGCACCGGCGGTGAAGGCGGCGCAAACCACCCGCGTCTACCCGTTGTTTGCCACCGAAAAAGACGTCAAGCCTATGGAGTTTCCTGACGCCAGTGGCAAGGCGTTGAACATGATGTATCCGACGGACAACGAGTACTGGATCAAGCTCAAGGCGTTTGTCGACTACGAACCCGTGGAGGCCATCGATCCAGAACTGCGCGGGGTGCTGGCATCCATCGGCATCATCAAAGGCGTGCCGTTCAACCCTTCAGAAGGTCAGAAAGCCCAGTTGAAGAAAGCGGTGGAAACGGCACCGAAAATGATCCTGGCCAACCGCCAGTTGGGGCGCGAAGACAAACGCAATCTTTATTACAAGGATCGCCAGTACGAAAACACCTGGGCGGGTGGAACCAACGACTGGATGCAGGACAGCTATCTGGATGTCAACCAACGGGCCAACTTCTTCCAGTTCGCTTATTCCTCGGCACCGGCCATGGTGATGCACACCACCGGTGCGGGTTCGAAGTACCCCTTTACTGGTCGCGACAAGGACGGCAAGTTTCTCGAAGGTGGCGGTATCTACAAACTGCGCCTGCCGGCGAACCCGCCGGCAGCACTGTTCTGGGCTGTAACCGCCTACAACATCACCGACGGCACCATGCCGGAAACCAAGCAGCTGCTGCCGTCCACCAACGGCTACTACGACATACCCAAGCAGGCGGATGGCTCCATCGAAATCTGGTTTGGCCCGGAGAAGCCAGCAGATGTGGCCGACGCTGCATTCATCCAGACCATCCCGGGCCGCAACTTCCTGGTAGCGCTGCGCCTGTATGGGACTGAAGACTCGTTCTACGACCAAACCTGGAAGCCCGATGACGTCGTGAAGGTCAAGTAG
- a CDS encoding DUF1254 domain-containing protein, translated as MGAPSIYAKEQTQAASPQITQPATGVVIHPEYARTIARMAYIWGWPMVNMLNRNDTITKAPHPGLLGGILPVAPRGQLGMLHDYITPQETFVTCPNQDVVYGLGFFSLDEEPVIVQVPDFGERFWVYSIYDQRTDQVGELGKPYGTKPGFYLLVGPNWQGDKPEGVEAIIRSPTLLANAIPRIFMDDTKEDRAAIQEKLNQVAFYPLKDFDGKMKTIDWKNTPDIPNPSAAKASGGETKWVIPEKFFDQFPKVLDMVPPLPGEEALYGQFRLLLDAANKDPALKKLLVQTAVESEQGIIKPFFEWKHNGRPAGNGWNRSTNNARFGIDYFNRTGTAKSNMFDNRPTETQYFYTDFDQSGAQLNGNHSYEVTFAAGQEPPVQGFWSLTLYNEKHLFSTNKLNRYSLGTKNKDLKRNTDGSLTLYVGPVSPGKGKDSNWLPSPKEPISLYIRAYWGKEPILDGSWKPPVIKKTK; from the coding sequence TTGGGGGCACCTTCAATTTACGCAAAGGAGCAGACACAAGCTGCTTCGCCGCAGATTACCCAGCCCGCGACCGGCGTGGTGATCCACCCGGAGTACGCCAGGACCATTGCCCGGATGGCCTATATCTGGGGCTGGCCGATGGTGAACATGCTCAACCGCAATGACACCATCACCAAGGCACCGCATCCCGGCTTGCTAGGAGGCATCCTGCCGGTGGCGCCGCGTGGGCAGCTCGGCATGTTGCACGACTACATTACCCCGCAGGAAACCTTCGTCACCTGTCCCAATCAGGACGTGGTCTACGGCTTGGGCTTTTTCTCACTGGATGAGGAACCTGTGATCGTCCAGGTGCCGGATTTCGGTGAGCGCTTCTGGGTCTATTCGATCTACGACCAGCGTACCGATCAGGTGGGCGAACTGGGCAAGCCGTACGGGACCAAGCCGGGGTTCTATCTGTTGGTGGGGCCGAACTGGCAAGGCGATAAACCGGAAGGTGTCGAGGCGATCATCCGTAGCCCAACGCTACTGGCCAACGCTATTCCTCGGATTTTCATGGATGACACCAAGGAAGACCGCGCGGCAATCCAGGAAAAACTCAATCAGGTGGCCTTCTATCCGCTCAAGGACTTTGACGGAAAGATGAAGACCATCGACTGGAAGAACACTCCGGACATCCCTAACCCCAGTGCAGCCAAGGCCAGTGGTGGCGAGACCAAATGGGTGATTCCGGAGAAGTTCTTCGACCAGTTCCCCAAGGTGCTCGACATGGTTCCACCGCTGCCGGGAGAGGAGGCGTTGTACGGCCAGTTCAGATTGCTTCTGGATGCGGCGAACAAAGATCCGGCGCTGAAGAAGTTGCTGGTGCAGACAGCAGTGGAAAGCGAGCAAGGCATCATCAAGCCGTTTTTCGAGTGGAAGCATAACGGTCGCCCAGCGGGCAACGGCTGGAATCGCTCCACCAACAATGCCCGGTTCGGTATCGACTACTTCAACCGCACCGGAACCGCCAAGTCGAACATGTTCGACAACCGTCCGACCGAGACCCAGTACTTCTACACCGACTTCGACCAGTCGGGGGCGCAACTCAACGGCAATCATAGCTACGAAGTCACCTTTGCCGCCGGCCAGGAGCCACCCGTGCAAGGCTTCTGGTCGCTGACCCTGTACAACGAAAAACATCTGTTCAGCACCAACAAGCTCAACCGTTATTCGCTGGGTACCAAGAACAAGGATCTCAAGCGTAATACCGACGGCTCGCTGACGCTTTATGTTGGCCCCGTTTCGCCGGGCAAAGGTAAGGATAGCAACTGGCTGCCGTCACCCAAGGAGCCAATTTCCCTCTATATCCGCGCTTACTGGGGTAAAGAGCCGATCCTGGATGGCAGTTGGAAGCCACCGGTGATCAAGAAAACCAAGTGA
- a CDS encoding AraC family transcriptional regulator, with the protein MANTGRTSQDGLSTSSRDLRINGESMGEFLPGEPQALPSRPEITDVVIQLFTHRSVTEPILVPAVVEPLLVLVLAGAATVEERALGGEWEAADVSTGDFFLTSSDEPYEMRWQTHGGDTFEVMHLYLGLPLIEQASRELSGQHAGPVRLRDVSGARDERVVFVMEQLRTELLLQRSPSALFARSLAQALAVHLVRSYLAESQPGRRVNALQAYKLRKVTDAMRAHLSDEFSLATLASLAELSEYHFSRLFKRATGLSPSQYFIRMRMVRARHLLLETRLSIIDIGLEVGYSSPSHFSQVFRREVGVTPSEFRGA; encoded by the coding sequence ATGGCAAATACCGGGCGTACCTCCCAGGACGGGTTGTCGACATCCTCTCGAGACTTGCGCATCAACGGCGAGTCGATGGGTGAGTTCCTGCCAGGCGAACCGCAGGCGTTACCCTCGCGCCCGGAAATCACGGACGTGGTGATTCAGCTGTTTACCCATCGCAGCGTTACTGAGCCCATTCTCGTGCCGGCAGTGGTGGAACCGCTGCTCGTTCTGGTTCTGGCCGGGGCGGCGACGGTAGAGGAGCGCGCATTAGGTGGCGAGTGGGAAGCTGCAGATGTCAGTACCGGCGATTTTTTCCTCACCAGTTCCGATGAGCCGTATGAAATGCGCTGGCAGACGCACGGAGGCGATACCTTCGAAGTCATGCATCTTTATTTGGGGTTGCCCTTGATCGAGCAAGCGTCTCGAGAGCTGTCGGGCCAGCACGCCGGGCCTGTGCGTTTGCGCGATGTTTCAGGGGCTCGGGACGAGCGCGTCGTGTTTGTCATGGAGCAGTTGCGCACCGAACTGCTTCTGCAACGCTCGCCCAGCGCGCTTTTCGCCCGCTCTCTGGCGCAGGCGCTGGCCGTGCATCTGGTGCGCAGCTATCTCGCTGAAAGCCAGCCCGGGCGTCGGGTCAACGCCTTGCAAGCCTACAAGCTGCGCAAAGTCACGGACGCCATGCGCGCGCATCTGAGCGATGAATTCAGCCTGGCAACACTGGCCAGCCTTGCCGAGCTGAGCGAGTACCACTTCAGCCGCCTGTTCAAGCGGGCGACAGGGCTGTCGCCATCGCAGTACTTCATTCGCATGCGTATGGTTCGTGCGCGGCACCTGCTACTGGAAACCCGCCTTAGCATCATCGACATCGGGCTGGAGGTCGGCTACTCAAGCCCCAGTCATTTCTCGCAGGTCTTTCGTCGTGAAGTGGGCGTAACGCCCAGCGAGTTCCGTGGGGCGTGA
- a CDS encoding LysE family translocator has product MSIADNLLAFTLAATLLTLTPGLDTALVLRTATVEGKQQALRAALGINAGCLLWGAAVAFGLGALIAVSELAYNLLKYCGAAYLAWLGLNMLLRPRRSLAPAEADGKPGANWFFKGMLGNVLNPKIGIFYVSFLPQFIPQGQPLVPWTFGLVSIHVVLGLIWSLVLIGATQPLSGFLRREKVIRWMDRTTGMIFVLFAARLAFSKR; this is encoded by the coding sequence ATGTCCATCGCCGACAACCTCCTCGCCTTCACCCTCGCCGCCACGTTGTTGACTCTGACACCCGGTCTCGACACCGCGCTGGTGCTGCGCACCGCCACCGTCGAGGGCAAGCAGCAGGCGTTGCGTGCGGCGTTAGGGATCAATGCCGGTTGTTTGTTGTGGGGCGCGGCGGTGGCGTTTGGGCTGGGGGCGTTGATTGCGGTGTCGGAGCTGGCCTACAACCTGTTGAAGTATTGTGGCGCGGCGTATCTGGCGTGGCTGGGGTTGAACATGTTGCTGCGCCCTCGCCGCTCGCTGGCACCGGCCGAGGCCGACGGCAAGCCGGGGGCGAACTGGTTTTTCAAGGGCATGCTGGGGAATGTGCTGAATCCGAAGATCGGGATTTTCTACGTGTCGTTTCTGCCGCAGTTCATCCCGCAGGGGCAGCCGCTGGTGCCGTGGACATTCGGGCTGGTGAGCATTCATGTGGTGCTCGGGCTGATCTGGTCGCTGGTGTTGATTGGCGCGACGCAGCCGCTGTCCGGTTTTCTGCGCCGGGAGAAGGTAATTCGCTGGATGGATCGCACCACCGGGATGATTTTCGTGCTGTTTGCCGCGCGGCTGGCGTTCAGCAAGCGTTGA